A stretch of the Vigna radiata var. radiata cultivar VC1973A chromosome 7, Vradiata_ver6, whole genome shotgun sequence genome encodes the following:
- the LOC106766378 gene encoding G-type lectin S-receptor-like serine/threonine-protein kinase RKS1, which translates to MNQTXKHKICMLSSFILLFTFHFCSCSDTISADKAIRDGELLVSKGKTFALGFXSPGKSKSRYVGIWFNNVKEQTVVWVANRDTPINDTSGVLSINPDGNLVLHHNYSTSPIWSTSVSLTQSNTTATNVIAQLSDLANLALILNDTKTLIWQSFDHPTDTLIPYLRIGFDRRANQSWILQSWKTDDDPGTGSYTLELSSTGKAQLFLYHQNLPLWRGGSWNGELFMGVPNMKRDLLTFNVSFTEEENLVALSFNPRDNSLITWVVVQQSGFFNVFTWDNQKNQWNRYWSVPINQCDNYGTCGSNGNCDPLNFEEFRCTCLPGFEPKSPHEWYNNRDGSEGCVRKKGVSVCGNGEGFVKIEGLKLPDTSEATAKEGWSLDECEKDCLRNCSCTAYAVLDVRNGGSGCLAWHGNLTDIQKLSDQGQDLFVRVDAEELANYNKKTKGLRGKTRIAVIVTASAVASIIILFALYFRWKKKTKDKVMQHLDQLSPGHDNGIQSSTHRNLPFFSLKVIMEAARNFGDENKLGQGGFGSVYKGCLANGQEIAVKRLSEHSGQGTEEFKNEVTLLVKLQHRNLVRLLGCCFEKEERMLIYEYLPNKSLDFFIFDEKRRSSLTWDKRFEIILGIARGVLYLHQDSRLKIIHRDLKASNVLLDAAMNPKISDFGMARIFGEDQIQARTRKVVGTYGYMAPEYAMDGRYSTKSDVFSFGVLLLEIIAGKRNTDSERGRSSRNLIGHVWLLWTEGRALDIVDSTLGESYSPAFVLRCIQIGLLCVQENAANRPSLSEVVFMLGNETSLSRPKKPAFLLNGDLAESSSGGGSSINEVTATTVSAR; encoded by the exons ATGAACCAAACCNATAAGCATAAAATATGTATGCTAAGCTCCTTCATTCTACTCTTCACCTTccatttttgttcttgttctgaTACCATATCTGCTGACAAAGCCATCAGAGATGGCGAGCTTCTTGTTTCCAAAGGCAAAACCTTTGCTCTTGGATTTTTNAGTCCAGGAAAATCCAAATCCCGCTATGTGGGAATATGGTTCAACAACGTGAAAGAACAAACTGTTGTTTGGGTTGCAAACAGAGACACTCCCATCAATGACACCTCTGGGGTTCTCTCTATCAACCCAGATGGAAACCTAGTCCTCCACCACAACTATAGCACTAGTCCCATTTGGTCTACCAGTGTTTCACTCACACAATCAAATACCACTGCCACTAACGTCATAGCTCAACTCTCAGACCTAGCAAACCTTGCTCTGATTCTTAACGACACCAAAACTCTCATCTGGCAAAGCTTTGATCATCCCACAGACACCTTGATTCCATATCTAAGAATTGGTTTCGACAGAAGAGCTAACCAGAGTTGGATCCTCCAATCTTGGAAGACAGATGATGACCCCGGAACGGGTTCTTACACATTGGAATTGAGCAGCACTGGGAAGGCACAGTTGTTCTTGTATCACCAGAACCTTCCCCTGTGGCGAGGTGGATCATGGAACGGTGAGTTATTTATGGGTGTACCCAACATGAAAAGAGATTTGCTTActtttaatgtttcttttacGGAAGAAGAAAACCTCGTAGCACTCTCGTTTAACCCGCGTGATAATTCCTTGATCACTTGGGTGGTGGTTCAGCAATCAGGTTTCTTTAACGTATTCACTTGGGATAACCAAAAGAATCAGTGGAACAGGTACTGGTCTGTGCCAATAAACCAATGTGATAACTATGGAACCTGTGGCTCAAACGGTAATTGTGACCCTTTGAACTTTGAGGAATTTCGGTGTACTTGTCTACCTGGGTTTGAACCCAAATCCCCACATGAATGGTACAATAACAGAGATGGGTCAGAAGGGTGCGTGAGGAAGAAAGGTGTATCCGTTTGTGGTAATGGAGAAGGGTTTGTGAAAATTGAAGGCTTAAAGCTTCCTGATACATCTGAGGCAACTGCCAAAGAGGGTTGGAGTTTGGATGAGTGTGAGAAAGATTGCTTGAGAAACTGCTCTTGCACTGCTTATGCAGTTCTTGATGTGAGGAATGGTGGAAGTGGGTGCTTGGCATGGCATGGAAATTTAACAGACATACAAAAACTGAGTGATCAAGGTCAAGATTTATTTGTCCGTGTTGATGCAGAAGAACTAG caaattataacaaaaagaCAAAAGGATTACGCGGTAAAACGAGGATTGCTGTAATTGTGACTGCTTCTGCAGTAGCAAGTATCATTATCCTCTTCGCTCTGTATTTCCGgtggaagaagaaaaccaaAG ATAAAGTAATGCAACATTTAGACCAACTTTCCCCTGGACATGACAACGGTATCCAAAGCAGCACGCATAGAAATCTTCCATTTTTCAGCCTTAAAGTGATAATGGAAGCCGCAAGAAATTTTGGTGATGAGAACAAGCTTGGGCAAGGTGGATTTGGTTCTGTCTACAAG GGCTGCCTAGCTAATGGACAAGAGATAGCAGTGAAAAGATTGTCTGAACATTCAGGTCAAGGGACAGAAGAGTTTAAAAACGAAGTTACATTGTTAGTTAAACTTCAACACAGAAATCTAGTGAGGCTGCTCGGTTGTTgctttgaaaaagaagaaaggatgttaatttatgaatatttaccAAATAAAAGCTTGGACTTCTTCATATTCG ATGAAAAGCGAAGGTCATCACTGACATGGGATAAGCggtttgaaatcattttgggaATTGCTCGAGGTGTTCTATATCTTCATCAAGATTCAAGGCTGAAAATAATTCATAGAGATCTAAAAGCAAGCAATGTGCTCCTTGATGCTGCAATGAATCCCAAAATCTCAGATTTTGGTATGGCTAGAATATTTGGAGAAGATCAAATCCAAGCAAGGACGAGAAAAGTGGTCGGAACATA TGGGTATATGGCACCAGAATATGCTATGGATGGACGGTATTCAACAAAATCTGATGTCTTTAGTTTCGGGGTCTTACTCTTGGAGATTATTGCTGGCAAGAGAAATACAGATTCTGAAAGGGGAAGATCCTCTCGAAATTTAATTGGACAT GTGTGGTTACTTTGGACAGAAGGAAGGGCGTTGGATATAGTTGATTCAACACTGGGTGAGTCTTATTCTCCAGCTTTTGTTCTGAGGTGCATTCAGATTGGTCTATTGTGCGTGCAAGAAAATGCAGCAAATAGACCTTCATTGTCAGAAGTTGTTTTCATGCTAGGCAATGAAACAAGTCTTTCCCGTCCCAAAAAGCCAGCGTTTTTACTGAATGGAGATTTGGCCGAGTCATCATCAGGTGGGGGATCTTCAATAAATGAAGTAACAGCAACTACTGTCAGTGCTCGTTAG